A region of Actinobacillus porcitonsillarum DNA encodes the following proteins:
- the nusA gene encoding transcription termination factor NusA: protein MSKEILFAAEAVSNEKQLPKEAIFEALETALTIATKKSSELDIDVRVVVDRKTGSFQTFRRWLVVEDVHNMTREISLEAAQFENPDIQLGDVVEDEVESIEFGRVAIQTFGQVVKTKIREAEKGKIIDEFRSDEGKIISATVKKVTRDNIFLELQGKTEDIKGEAVIAREDMLPRENFRPGDRVRGVLYAIKPESKGPQIFLTRAKPVMLTELFKLEVPEIGEQTIEIKGAARDPGSRAKIAVKSNDKRIDPVGACVGMRGARVQAISNELGGERVDIVLWDDNPAQFVINAMAPADVSSITINDETHSMDIAVEAKNLAQAIGRNGQNVRLATQLTGWTLNVMTVEELEKKNQEEDGKVINLLTSALEIDEEFAQVLIEEGFTSLEAIAYVPVDALTAIDGLEDEDLVEELQTRAKNAITKQALAEEEALKQAHIDEKLLNLEGMERHIAFRLAEKGITTLEDLAEQGTDELADIEELSAEAAGELIMAARQICWFS from the coding sequence ATGAGTAAAGAGATTCTTTTTGCCGCAGAAGCGGTTTCAAATGAAAAGCAATTACCAAAAGAAGCAATTTTTGAAGCATTAGAAACCGCTTTAACAATTGCAACGAAAAAAAGCAGTGAGTTAGATATTGACGTTCGTGTTGTTGTTGATCGTAAAACCGGTAGTTTCCAAACTTTCCGCCGTTGGTTAGTGGTAGAAGACGTGCACAATATGACACGTGAAATTAGCCTTGAAGCAGCACAATTTGAAAATCCAGACATTCAATTAGGCGATGTCGTTGAAGACGAAGTTGAATCTATCGAATTTGGCCGTGTGGCGATTCAAACTTTCGGTCAAGTTGTTAAAACAAAAATTCGTGAAGCTGAAAAAGGCAAAATCATTGATGAATTCCGTTCGGATGAAGGCAAAATTATTAGTGCTACAGTTAAGAAAGTCACTCGTGATAACATTTTCCTTGAATTACAAGGTAAAACAGAAGACATCAAAGGCGAAGCTGTGATTGCTCGTGAAGATATGCTTCCTCGTGAAAACTTCCGTCCGGGTGACCGTGTTCGTGGGGTTTTATATGCGATCAAACCAGAATCGAAAGGACCACAAATTTTCTTAACTCGTGCTAAACCGGTAATGCTTACTGAGTTATTTAAATTAGAAGTACCGGAAATTGGCGAACAAACTATCGAAATTAAAGGTGCAGCTCGTGATCCGGGTTCTCGTGCAAAAATTGCAGTAAAAAGCAATGATAAACGTATTGACCCAGTAGGTGCTTGCGTGGGGATGCGTGGTGCACGTGTTCAAGCGATCAGCAATGAATTAGGTGGTGAGCGTGTTGATATCGTGTTATGGGATGATAATCCTGCACAATTTGTTATCAATGCAATGGCGCCAGCAGATGTAAGCTCAATTACGATTAACGATGAAACTCACTCGATGGATATCGCAGTTGAAGCGAAAAATTTAGCGCAAGCAATCGGTCGCAACGGTCAGAACGTTCGTCTAGCAACTCAATTAACGGGTTGGACATTAAATGTGATGACGGTTGAAGAGTTAGAGAAGAAAAACCAAGAAGAAGACGGTAAAGTTATCAATTTATTAACATCAGCGTTAGAAATTGATGAAGAATTTGCACAAGTGTTAATTGAAGAAGGGTTTACCTCTTTAGAAGCGATTGCTTATGTCCCAGTGGATGCTTTAACAGCAATTGATGGTTTAGAAGATGAAGATCTTGTTGAGGAACTCCAAACTCGTGCGAAAAATGCAATCACCAAACAAGCATTAGCGGAAGAAGAAGCATTAAAACAAGCGCATATTGATGAGAAATTATTAAATCTTGAAGGTATGGAACGCCATATTGCCTTTAGATTGGCAGAAAAAGGTATTACTACGCTTGAAGATCTTGCTGAACAAGGCACTGACGAATTAGCGGATATTGAAGAATTATCTGCAGAAGCAGCCGGTGAATTAATTATGGCAGCTCGTCAAATTTGTTGGTTTAGCTAA